From the genome of Halobellus litoreus, one region includes:
- a CDS encoding DUF1641 domain-containing protein, producing the protein MSEEEQAADVAAADAPTEDAADAPDAADATDGDEAAEAPEDALSELAGDDLETAIAENPEAVASFVRRLDAVNELLDVLALGESALDDEMVRSLAGTGSVLVESADGLATEETAELAATVGDNGEELQGALESLLVLQRTGTLEELVEVAEVLSLLTSALDDEMVRSLAGTGSALGEVAQTAGDDDVRDGLETLLSGVGEAASEEPERVGAVGLLRQSRDPDVQYGLGYLLALAGAIGRSRSADERS; encoded by the coding sequence ATGTCCGAGGAAGAGCAGGCCGCGGACGTCGCCGCGGCCGACGCACCGACTGAGGATGCGGCCGACGCCCCGGATGCGGCCGACGCGACCGACGGCGACGAGGCGGCCGAGGCGCCCGAGGACGCGCTGTCCGAACTCGCCGGTGACGACCTCGAAACCGCGATCGCCGAGAACCCCGAGGCCGTCGCGTCGTTCGTCCGCCGCCTCGACGCGGTCAACGAGCTGCTGGACGTCCTCGCGCTCGGCGAGAGCGCGCTGGACGACGAGATGGTCCGCTCGCTGGCGGGCACGGGGTCGGTGCTCGTGGAGTCGGCCGACGGACTCGCGACCGAGGAGACCGCCGAACTGGCCGCGACTGTCGGCGACAACGGCGAGGAACTTCAGGGGGCGCTCGAATCCCTGCTCGTCCTCCAGCGGACCGGGACGCTCGAAGAACTCGTCGAGGTCGCCGAGGTGCTCTCGCTGCTCACGAGCGCGCTGGACGACGAGATGGTCCGCTCGCTGGCGGGCACGGGCTCGGCCCTCGGCGAGGTCGCCCAGACCGCCGGCGACGACGACGTCCGCGACGGCCTCGAAACGCTGCTCTCGGGCGTCGGCGAGGCGGCGAGCGAGGAGCCGGAGCGCGTCGGCGCCGTCGGACTGCTCAGGCAGTCGCGGGATCCCGACGTGCAGTACGGGCTCGGCTACCTCCTCGCGCTGGCGGGGGCGATCGGCCGGTCCCGATCGGCCGACGAGCGGTCCTGA
- a CDS encoding DUF7518 family protein gives MSNRVEELESKVAELQAAVNGLTEELVETKERVRLLEEEVEVDLAAGSRPVGYGSSDPASASESGSEANEEPETADGSEASDAEPEADATGPLSESPAQAESRRETSAQATDDADFIDADADEQIPSEVDSQDDETKADESEGDDEAATEDDDIIVA, from the coding sequence ATGAGCAACCGCGTGGAGGAACTCGAGTCGAAGGTCGCGGAGCTACAGGCCGCGGTCAACGGCCTGACAGAAGAGCTGGTCGAGACGAAAGAGCGAGTCAGGCTCCTCGAAGAGGAGGTCGAGGTCGACCTCGCCGCGGGCAGCCGCCCGGTCGGCTACGGTAGTTCGGACCCGGCATCGGCGTCGGAGAGCGGTTCGGAGGCGAACGAGGAGCCCGAAACGGCGGACGGATCCGAGGCGAGCGACGCGGAGCCCGAGGCCGACGCCACCGGCCCCCTCAGCGAATCGCCGGCGCAGGCGGAGTCGCGTCGCGAGACGTCCGCGCAGGCCACCGACGACGCGGACTTCATCGACGCCGACGCGGACGAGCAGATCCCGAGCGAGGTCGACTCGCAGGACGACGAGACTAAGGCGGACGAGAGTGAGGGAGACGACGAGGCGGCGACCGAAGACGACGACATCATCGTCGCGTAA
- a CDS encoding sulfurtransferase TusA family protein, producing the protein MSESQIEADETVDARGAACPGPLMDLIGKIRGVDAGTVVLLLSDNEQSRTDVPEWAEEAGNELLAVEEHDDYYGFYVEKS; encoded by the coding sequence ATGAGTGAATCACAGATCGAGGCCGACGAGACGGTGGACGCCCGCGGCGCGGCCTGTCCCGGACCGCTGATGGACCTGATCGGCAAGATCCGCGGCGTCGACGCCGGTACCGTGGTGCTTCTCTTGAGCGACAACGAGCAGTCGCGCACCGACGTCCCCGAGTGGGCCGAGGAGGCCGGCAACGAACTGCTCGCGGTCGAAGAGCACGACGACTACTACGGCTTCTACGTGGAGAAATCATGA
- a CDS encoding DNA topoisomerase I, protein MSQGPELIITEKDNAARRIADILSGGSAEADRQNGVNVYKWGGKRCIGLSGHVVGVDFPPEYNDWRDVEPVELIDAPIDKHPTQENIVSALRLLARRAGRVVIATDYDREGELIGKEAYELVREVNEDVPVDRVRFSSITENEVTEAFANPDELDFNLAAAGEARQIVDLVWGAALTRYLSLSARQLGDDFISVGRVQGPTLKLIVDREREIEAFDPEDYWELFADLEKAAAGDEDAASFEAQYFYLDEDGNEAERVWNEEDAERAYETLEAASMAAVESVRRRTRTDDPPAPFNTTQFIRAAGALGYSAQRAMSIAEDLYTAGYVTYPRTDNTVYPDDLEPRDLLDSFSATRTFGDDASSLLEQEEIEPTAGDEETTDHPPIHPTGELPSRSDLSEDEWEVYELVVRRFFATVAESATWEHLRVVASVAGDGEDLSLKANGKRLVEPGYHAVYPYSNASESFVPDVSEGEELAVTDTSYEAKQTQPPRRYGQSRLIETMESMGIGTKATRHDVIQKLYDRGYIESDPPRPTRLARAVVEASEEFADRIVSEEMTAQLEQDMQAITRGDATLAEVTGESREILEEVFEGLMESGQEVGEHLQKSLKADKTVGECPECGGDLVIRKSRRGSYFIGCDSYPDCTYTLPLPSTGKPLLLEETCEEHGLAHVKMLAGRKTFVHGCPLCKAEEADEQEDLVIGPCPDCHEEHGGELAIKRLRSGSRLVGCTRYPDCDYSLPLPRRGDVEVTEETCEEHDLPKLRIVYDDEDREPWDLGCPICNYREYQAEQSDSGSDLESVSGIGEKTAEKLKDAGVENVQSLKEAEPDAIADRVDGVGPDTVREWQAKAD, encoded by the coding sequence ATGAGCCAGGGCCCCGAACTCATCATCACCGAGAAGGACAACGCCGCTCGGCGGATCGCCGACATCCTGAGCGGCGGGTCCGCCGAGGCCGACCGGCAGAACGGCGTCAACGTCTACAAGTGGGGCGGCAAGCGCTGTATCGGCCTCTCGGGCCACGTCGTCGGCGTCGACTTCCCCCCGGAGTACAACGACTGGCGCGACGTGGAACCGGTCGAACTCATCGACGCGCCGATCGACAAGCACCCGACGCAGGAGAACATCGTCTCGGCGCTCCGACTGCTCGCCCGCCGTGCCGGCCGCGTCGTCATCGCGACCGACTACGACCGCGAGGGCGAACTCATCGGCAAGGAGGCGTACGAACTCGTCCGCGAGGTCAACGAGGACGTCCCGGTCGACCGCGTCCGGTTCTCCTCGATCACCGAAAACGAGGTGACCGAGGCCTTCGCGAACCCGGACGAACTCGACTTCAACCTCGCGGCGGCCGGGGAAGCCCGACAGATCGTCGACCTCGTGTGGGGCGCGGCCCTCACTCGCTATCTCTCGCTTTCGGCCCGCCAACTCGGTGACGACTTCATCTCCGTCGGCCGGGTTCAGGGGCCGACGCTGAAGCTGATCGTCGACCGCGAGCGCGAGATCGAGGCGTTCGACCCCGAGGACTACTGGGAGCTGTTCGCGGACCTCGAAAAGGCCGCCGCCGGCGACGAGGACGCCGCCTCCTTCGAGGCGCAGTACTTCTACCTCGACGAGGACGGCAACGAGGCCGAGCGCGTCTGGAACGAGGAGGACGCCGAGCGCGCCTACGAGACGCTCGAAGCGGCGTCGATGGCGGCCGTCGAGTCGGTCCGCCGCCGGACGCGAACGGACGACCCGCCCGCGCCGTTCAACACGACGCAGTTCATCCGCGCGGCGGGGGCGCTCGGCTACTCCGCCCAGCGCGCGATGAGCATCGCCGAGGACCTCTACACCGCCGGGTACGTCACGTATCCGCGGACGGACAACACGGTCTATCCCGACGACCTGGAGCCGCGGGACCTGCTGGACTCCTTCTCGGCCACGCGGACCTTCGGCGACGACGCCTCCTCGCTGCTCGAACAGGAGGAGATCGAACCCACCGCGGGCGACGAGGAGACGACCGATCACCCGCCGATCCACCCGACCGGCGAACTGCCGAGCCGCTCGGACCTCTCGGAGGACGAGTGGGAGGTGTACGAACTCGTCGTGCGGCGGTTCTTCGCGACCGTCGCCGAGTCGGCCACCTGGGAGCACCTGCGCGTGGTCGCGAGCGTCGCCGGCGACGGCGAGGACCTCTCGCTGAAGGCGAACGGCAAACGGCTCGTCGAACCGGGATACCACGCGGTCTACCCCTACTCCAACGCCAGCGAATCGTTCGTTCCCGACGTCTCCGAGGGCGAGGAACTGGCCGTCACCGACACCAGCTACGAGGCGAAGCAGACCCAGCCGCCGCGGCGCTACGGTCAGTCGCGGCTCATCGAGACGATGGAGTCGATGGGCATCGGGACGAAGGCGACCCGCCACGACGTCATCCAGAAGCTCTACGACCGCGGCTACATCGAGAGCGATCCGCCGCGACCGACGCGGCTCGCCCGCGCGGTCGTCGAGGCCTCCGAGGAGTTCGCCGACCGAATCGTGAGCGAGGAGATGACGGCGCAGTTAGAGCAGGACATGCAGGCGATCACCCGCGGGGACGCCACCTTAGCGGAGGTGACGGGCGAGTCCCGAGAGATCCTCGAGGAGGTCTTCGAGGGCCTGATGGAGTCCGGGCAGGAGGTCGGCGAACACCTCCAGAAGTCGCTGAAGGCCGACAAGACGGTGGGCGAGTGCCCCGAATGCGGCGGCGACCTCGTGATCAGGAAGAGCCGCCGGGGCTCGTACTTCATCGGTTGTGACTCCTATCCGGACTGCACGTACACGCTGCCGCTGCCGTCGACCGGCAAGCCGCTCCTGCTGGAGGAGACCTGCGAGGAGCACGGTCTCGCGCACGTCAAGATGCTCGCGGGGCGGAAGACGTTCGTCCACGGCTGCCCGCTGTGCAAGGCCGAGGAGGCCGACGAACAGGAGGACCTCGTGATCGGGCCGTGTCCCGACTGTCACGAGGAACACGGCGGCGAACTCGCGATCAAGCGCCTCCGCTCCGGCTCGCGGCTCGTCGGCTGCACGCGCTATCCCGACTGCGACTACTCGCTCCCGCTGCCGCGCCGGGGCGACGTCGAGGTGACCGAGGAGACCTGCGAGGAGCACGACCTCCCGAAACTGCGGATCGTCTACGACGACGAGGACCGCGAGCCGTGGGACCTCGGCTGTCCGATCTGCAACTACCGCGAGTACCAGGCCGAACAGAGCGACAGCGGGTCTGACCTCGAAAGCGTCAGCGGCATCGGCGAGAAGACTGCGGAGAAACTGAAGGACGCCGGCGTCGAGAACGTCCAGTCGCTGAAGGAAGCCGAACCCGACGCCATCGCCGATCGGGTCGACGGCGTCGGTCCCGATACCGTCCGGGAGTGGCAGGCGAAGGCCGACTGA
- a CDS encoding NAD(P)/FAD-dependent oxidoreductase, with product MTEEIVIVGGGTGGTVLANDLADRLEPELEAGEIQVTLVNDDPDHVYKPVWLYVPFGQREPDDGRRRLRSLVDDAVDVRIDRVTDIDTDAKQLRYHEGDEPVDYDHLVLATGSTLAPEEVPGLAEAGHDYYSEAGSEALREELLSFTEGELVLSVVGTPHMCPAAPLEFVFMADDWFRERGLRDDVDITYTYPIQRVHGNPHIAEWARPIMDERDINVETFFNAESVDPTSQTITSMEGSELDYDLLVSIPPHRGIDLIAEAGLGDDGWVDVDKHTLEAEAADDVYALGDTAATGVPNAGSVAHYQAGVVGQRLASEIRGRPATATYDGKTLCFIETGMDAASFVEFDYENPPSPAPPSQKLHWSKLAYNESYWLTARGLL from the coding sequence ATGACCGAAGAAATCGTCATCGTCGGCGGCGGGACCGGCGGCACGGTACTCGCGAACGACCTCGCGGACCGACTCGAACCGGAGCTCGAGGCCGGTGAGATCCAGGTCACGCTCGTCAACGACGACCCGGATCACGTCTACAAACCGGTGTGGCTGTACGTCCCGTTCGGGCAGCGCGAGCCCGACGACGGCCGGCGCCGGCTCCGGAGCCTCGTCGACGACGCCGTCGACGTGCGGATCGACCGCGTCACCGACATCGACACCGACGCCAAGCAACTCCGGTATCACGAGGGCGACGAACCGGTCGACTACGACCACCTCGTGCTCGCGACGGGGTCGACGCTCGCGCCCGAGGAGGTCCCGGGACTTGCGGAGGCCGGACACGACTACTACAGCGAGGCGGGGTCGGAGGCGCTCCGCGAAGAACTGCTCTCGTTCACCGAGGGCGAACTCGTGTTGAGCGTCGTCGGCACGCCGCACATGTGCCCGGCGGCCCCGCTCGAATTCGTGTTTATGGCCGACGACTGGTTCCGGGAGCGCGGCCTTCGCGACGACGTCGACATCACGTACACCTACCCGATCCAGCGCGTCCACGGGAACCCCCACATCGCCGAGTGGGCCCGGCCGATTATGGACGAGCGCGACATCAACGTCGAGACGTTCTTCAACGCCGAATCGGTCGATCCCACGTCGCAAACGATCACGTCGATGGAGGGCTCGGAGCTTGACTACGACCTCCTCGTCTCGATCCCGCCGCACCGCGGTATCGACCTGATCGCGGAGGCCGGTCTCGGCGACGATGGCTGGGTCGACGTCGACAAGCACACGCTGGAGGCCGAGGCCGCGGACGACGTCTACGCCCTCGGCGATACGGCCGCCACGGGCGTCCCGAACGCCGGCAGCGTCGCTCACTACCAGGCCGGCGTCGTCGGACAGCGACTCGCCAGCGAGATCCGCGGCCGGCCCGCGACGGCGACCTACGACGGGAAGACGCTCTGCTTCATCGAGACCGGGATGGACGCGGCGTCGTTCGTCGAGTTCGACTACGAGAACCCGCCGTCGCCCGCGCCGCCCTCCCAGAAGCTCCACTGGTCGAAACTGGCGTACAACGAGTCCTACTGGCTCACCGCACGGGGGTTACTCTGA
- a CDS encoding MFS transporter encodes MIRDTDPRVIALGLARMADALGNSFLIIVLPLYIASGQVSLGDLVGGDLFGFVVGEEFLIGLVLSLFGFLNSFGQPFTGRLSDRTGRRKAFVLFGLVLFAVGSVAYPFLRDYWSILVARGFQGVGAAFTVPATVALVNDYARSDRERGGNFGVFNTFRLIGFGFGPIVAGLVIRFGPYPTPLGTLSGFDAAFGVAVAGAAASFALVYALVNDPPAVEAEASDDLSIRILERDGPGTFDSVFILGVGTFFMAMTIALFAPLEAPIRARLNEGTFLFSVQFAAVVIANVLLQIPVGNASDTYGRRPFLLAGFVILIPSVFAQGVVAAPLTMLGARLLQGVAVALVFAPSLALAGDLAREGQSGSTLSVLTMAFGLGVAVGPLAAGFLYNFGRFETPFTVGAAAAVLALVLVYTQVQESLSEDAGDPATPVAED; translated from the coding sequence ATGATCCGCGACACCGACCCCCGCGTGATCGCGCTCGGCCTCGCCCGGATGGCGGACGCGCTCGGTAACTCGTTTCTCATCATCGTCCTGCCGCTCTACATCGCCAGCGGCCAGGTGTCGCTGGGGGATCTCGTCGGGGGCGATCTCTTCGGGTTCGTCGTCGGCGAGGAGTTCCTCATCGGCCTCGTGCTGTCGCTGTTCGGCTTTCTCAACAGCTTCGGCCAGCCGTTCACCGGCCGCCTCTCCGACCGGACGGGACGGCGCAAGGCGTTCGTCCTCTTCGGGCTGGTGCTCTTTGCCGTCGGGAGCGTCGCCTACCCCTTCCTGCGTGACTACTGGTCGATCCTCGTCGCCCGGGGGTTCCAGGGCGTCGGGGCCGCGTTCACCGTTCCGGCGACGGTCGCGCTCGTCAACGACTACGCGCGGTCGGACAGGGAACGCGGCGGCAACTTCGGCGTCTTCAACACCTTCCGGCTGATCGGCTTCGGCTTCGGGCCGATCGTCGCCGGGCTCGTCATCCGGTTCGGTCCCTATCCCACGCCGCTCGGCACGCTCTCGGGCTTCGACGCCGCCTTCGGCGTCGCCGTCGCGGGCGCGGCGGCGAGTTTCGCGCTCGTCTACGCACTGGTGAACGATCCACCCGCGGTCGAGGCCGAAGCGAGCGACGACCTCTCGATCCGCATCCTCGAACGCGACGGGCCGGGGACGTTCGATTCGGTGTTCATCCTCGGCGTCGGCACGTTCTTTATGGCGATGACGATCGCACTGTTCGCGCCCCTGGAAGCGCCGATCCGCGCCCGCCTGAACGAGGGCACGTTCCTGTTCAGCGTGCAGTTCGCGGCCGTCGTCATCGCGAACGTCCTGCTGCAGATCCCCGTCGGGAACGCCAGCGACACCTACGGCCGTCGCCCGTTCCTGCTCGCCGGGTTCGTCATCCTGATCCCGTCGGTGTTCGCCCAGGGCGTCGTCGCCGCCCCGCTGACGATGCTCGGCGCGCGATTGCTCCAGGGCGTCGCAGTCGCGCTCGTGTTCGCGCCGTCGCTGGCGCTCGCGGGCGATCTGGCCCGAGAGGGGCAGTCGGGGAGCACGCTCTCGGTGCTCACGATGGCGTTCGGGCTGGGCGTCGCGGTCGGCCCGCTCGCCGCCGGGTTCCTCTACAACTTCG
- the gatB gene encoding Asp-tRNA(Asn)/Glu-tRNA(Gln) amidotransferase subunit GatB, which produces MTAQALSQRDLATVIGLEVHVQLETDTKIFCGCSTEPADDEEPNSRTCPVCLGLPGALPVLNEGAVEAAVKVGKALDADVAEHTRFHRKNYYYPDLPKNFQITQYDAPICADGTLELSVEGERRAIDIERAHLEEDPGSLQHAGGGIDTADYTLVDYNRAGTPLMEIVTEPDFRSPQETRAFLAKLEEVLEYLGVFDSTRDGSLRVDANISLVPAEEVGEDGSIGTDALEQANRTEVKNISSHKGAEQALAYEVTRQKNAVQRGRAVEQETRHWDESRGITVSMRSKEEEKDYRYFREADLPPLEVADWKERIPIPELPDARRERFREEYGLDAESASKLTSTKEVADFFEDVAEEFDPDLAATWVADNLLGELNYRDMAITDVDDRLDEFTRLVELVAEDEITTKNAEEIVLRKMLDEGDGPDAIIEAEGLGTADDDEVAVAVKEAIEENPDAVDDYHAGEGGAINFLVGQVMQKTGGSADPGDVNGLLRERLDE; this is translated from the coding sequence ATGACCGCGCAAGCGCTCTCCCAGCGCGATCTCGCCACCGTCATCGGGCTGGAGGTCCACGTCCAACTCGAGACGGACACGAAGATCTTCTGTGGGTGTTCGACCGAACCGGCCGACGACGAGGAACCCAACAGCCGGACCTGTCCGGTCTGTCTCGGCCTGCCGGGTGCACTCCCCGTCCTGAACGAGGGGGCCGTCGAGGCCGCCGTGAAAGTGGGCAAGGCGCTCGACGCCGACGTCGCCGAGCACACTCGGTTTCACCGGAAGAACTACTACTACCCCGACCTCCCCAAGAACTTCCAGATCACGCAGTACGACGCGCCGATCTGCGCCGACGGCACCCTCGAACTCTCCGTCGAGGGCGAGCGCCGCGCGATCGACATCGAGCGCGCCCACCTCGAAGAGGACCCCGGGAGCCTCCAGCACGCCGGCGGCGGCATCGACACGGCCGACTACACGCTCGTCGACTACAACCGCGCCGGCACGCCGCTGATGGAGATCGTCACGGAACCCGACTTCCGCAGCCCGCAGGAGACCCGCGCCTTCCTCGCGAAACTCGAAGAGGTGTTGGAGTACCTCGGCGTCTTCGACTCGACGCGGGACGGGTCGCTCCGCGTCGACGCCAACATCTCGCTCGTCCCGGCCGAGGAGGTCGGCGAGGACGGGTCGATCGGAACCGACGCGCTCGAACAGGCGAACCGGACGGAGGTGAAGAACATCTCCAGTCACAAGGGCGCAGAGCAGGCGCTGGCCTACGAGGTGACGCGGCAGAAGAACGCCGTCCAGCGCGGCCGCGCGGTCGAACAGGAGACGCGCCACTGGGACGAGTCGCGGGGGATCACCGTCTCGATGCGCTCGAAGGAGGAGGAGAAGGACTACCGCTACTTCCGGGAGGCCGACCTGCCGCCGCTCGAAGTCGCCGACTGGAAGGAGCGGATCCCCATCCCGGAACTCCCCGACGCCCGCCGCGAACGCTTCCGCGAGGAGTACGGCCTCGACGCCGAGTCGGCGTCGAAGCTCACCTCGACGAAGGAGGTCGCGGACTTCTTCGAGGACGTCGCCGAGGAGTTCGACCCCGACCTGGCGGCGACGTGGGTCGCGGACAACTTACTCGGCGAACTGAACTACCGCGATATGGCGATCACCGACGTCGACGACCGCCTCGACGAGTTCACCCGCCTCGTCGAACTCGTCGCGGAAGACGAAATCACCACGAAGAACGCCGAGGAGATCGTCCTGCGAAAGATGCTCGACGAGGGCGACGGTCCCGACGCGATCATCGAGGCAGAGGGCCTCGGGACGGCCGACGACGACGAGGTCGCCGTCGCCGTCAAGGAGGCGATCGAGGAGAACCCCGACGCCGTCGACGACTACCACGCCGGCGAGGGCGGCGCGATCAACTTCCTGGTCGGACAGGTGATGCAGAAGACCGGCGGCAGCGCCGACCCCGGCGACGTGAACGGGCTGCTGCGAGAGCGCCTCGACGAATAG
- a CDS encoding MFS transporter, which translates to MDSKSRLHPTRLERFLDVRRRLVGMGPYYGWFVVASCFLGGLLIYGLLYTFSVFFGHLVDAFGMSHANTSLIFSLQSVTMYVGAAVFGFTLDRYDVRRLFALASALIVGGLFGTSVFSSYLGVLVCYGLAVGAGFGIVLVISYVTPVLWFERRRGLATGIATAGSGIGMMAMPPFARVLIASLGWQRAYIALAALVGVALLAATVVIAGRPERVDVDRSVEFRTSEANDTSLSAREQLRGIRSTVASWAFVAFFVAMLGVYLVPLSLTVNFVEFARSVGISPQVGVFAISVIGATNTLGKFVTGYLADRLQTTLVLAGNAVAIGVLTLPIALIHDPGVVLAASALFGFGYAGLGALTTPMMAELFGARNLNGLFGVVSISSAFAGALGPYVANLWFDAFGTYVPVFLGMALVSVLSAGLFVLAPRAAS; encoded by the coding sequence GTGGACTCGAAATCACGACTCCACCCGACGCGACTTGAGCGATTTCTCGACGTCCGGCGGCGGTTGGTCGGAATGGGCCCCTACTACGGGTGGTTCGTCGTCGCCTCGTGTTTTCTGGGCGGACTGCTGATCTACGGGCTCCTCTACACCTTCAGCGTCTTCTTCGGCCATCTGGTCGACGCGTTCGGGATGTCCCACGCCAACACCTCGCTGATTTTCTCCCTCCAGTCGGTGACGATGTACGTCGGCGCAGCGGTGTTCGGGTTCACGCTCGACCGATACGACGTCCGCCGCCTGTTCGCGTTGGCGTCCGCGCTGATCGTCGGCGGCCTGTTCGGAACGAGCGTCTTCTCCAGTTACCTGGGCGTGCTCGTGTGCTACGGGCTCGCCGTTGGGGCCGGATTCGGTATCGTGCTGGTCATTTCGTACGTGACGCCCGTGCTCTGGTTCGAGCGCCGGCGCGGTCTCGCGACGGGCATCGCGACCGCCGGTTCTGGCATCGGGATGATGGCGATGCCGCCGTTCGCCCGCGTCTTGATCGCGTCGCTGGGCTGGCAGCGCGCGTACATCGCGCTCGCGGCACTGGTGGGCGTCGCACTCCTCGCCGCGACGGTCGTGATCGCGGGACGGCCCGAGCGAGTAGACGTCGACAGGTCTGTGGAGTTCCGAACGTCCGAGGCGAACGACACGTCACTCTCGGCCCGAGAGCAGTTGCGCGGGATCCGATCGACGGTCGCTTCCTGGGCCTTCGTCGCGTTCTTCGTGGCGATGCTCGGCGTGTATCTCGTCCCCCTGTCGCTGACGGTCAACTTCGTCGAGTTCGCCCGGTCGGTGGGGATCAGCCCCCAGGTCGGCGTGTTCGCCATCAGCGTTATCGGCGCGACGAACACGCTCGGGAAGTTCGTCACCGGCTATCTCGCCGACAGGCTGCAGACGACACTCGTTCTGGCCGGCAACGCGGTCGCCATCGGGGTGCTGACGCTGCCGATCGCGCTGATCCACGACCCGGGAGTCGTGCTCGCCGCGTCCGCCCTGTTCGGGTTCGGCTATGCGGGGCTCGGGGCACTGACGACGCCGATGATGGCGGAGCTCTTCGGTGCGCGGAATCTGAACGGGCTGTTCGGCGTCGTGTCGATTTCGAGTGCCTTCGCGGGCGCTCTCGGGCCGTACGTCGCGAATCTCTGGTTCGACGCCTTCGGGACATACGTCCCCGTCTTCCTCGGGATGGCGCTGGTCAGCGTGCTCTCGGCTGGGCTGTTCGTCCTCGCTCCGCGGGCGGCATCGTAA
- a CDS encoding alpha/beta hydrolase yields MSHALADAAGIDVRRGVQFATPAEGSLRLDLYRPASSVDRDAESGPRRAAAVLVPGNGWRGVERGSMARYALDLAERGYVCVVPEYRGSDAAAFPAALRDLKAAVRWVRAASQQIGVDPARIGAFGHDAGAHLAVLAALTAGVEQFAPHPDSVDADVASASDALSAVVAVAGTYVLEHQPETGDLVAFLGGDRESNPDAWTRASPSTYLGADGVTRERSVDEGGRRGSTGGVTRGSSSDTAPPILLLHGEDDPVVPAMASELFHDLLEEHDVPADCVVAADAGHDVHESQRAFTLGWTEGFLDRHLR; encoded by the coding sequence ATGAGCCACGCGCTCGCCGACGCCGCCGGGATCGACGTCCGCCGGGGGGTGCAGTTCGCGACGCCCGCGGAGGGTTCCCTCCGCCTCGATCTCTATCGGCCCGCCTCGAGCGTCGACAGGGACGCCGAATCGGGACCGCGACGGGCCGCCGCCGTCCTCGTGCCCGGTAACGGATGGCGAGGAGTCGAACGGGGCTCGATGGCCCGCTATGCCCTCGACCTCGCCGAGCGCGGCTACGTCTGCGTCGTCCCGGAGTACCGCGGCAGCGACGCGGCCGCGTTCCCGGCGGCGCTGCGCGACCTGAAGGCCGCGGTCCGGTGGGTTCGCGCGGCGAGCCAGCAGATCGGCGTCGACCCCGCGCGGATCGGCGCGTTCGGCCACGACGCCGGCGCACACCTGGCCGTGTTGGCGGCGCTGACGGCCGGCGTAGAGCAGTTCGCTCCTCATCCCGACAGCGTCGACGCGGACGTCGCCAGCGCGAGCGACGCGCTCTCGGCGGTCGTCGCCGTCGCGGGGACGTACGTCCTCGAACACCAACCCGAGACCGGCGACCTGGTCGCGTTCCTCGGCGGGGACCGGGAGTCGAACCCGGACGCCTGGACGCGGGCGTCGCCGTCGACGTACCTCGGCGCGGACGGAGTGACACGGGAGCGTTCAGTGGACGAAGGGGGACGTCGAGGTTCGACGGGCGGAGTGACACGAGGGAGTTCGAGCGATACCGCGCCGCCGATCCTGCTTCTTCACGGCGAGGACGACCCCGTCGTGCCGGCGATGGCCTCGGAGCTGTTCCACGACCTACTGGAGGAACACGACGTCCCCGCCGACTGCGTCGTCGCCGCCGACGCCGGCCACGACGTCCACGAGAGCCAGCGCGCGTTCACGCTGGGTTGGACCGAGGGGTTCCTCGATCGGCACCTGCGATGA